One part of the Solanum dulcamara chromosome 8, daSolDulc1.2, whole genome shotgun sequence genome encodes these proteins:
- the LOC129898821 gene encoding protein SENSITIVE TO PROTON RHIZOTOXICITY 1-like: MEQVNQRSQNHDSTGVQEWDPRAMLKSMSFLEQKIHQLRELVRIIVDHRSLAGIQGSDLSIQQQQLITTDLTSIIVQLISTAGSLLPTMKHHTLSSSNPTAKHLKQFGGVSLPSETGTNVGALTCSVNVTKAKDQPNHVDLMGDCSVDEHEAKDEDESHEEENLPPGSYEILQLEKEEILAPHTHFCPICGKGFKRDANLRMHMRGHGDEYKTSAALAKPHKDSSSGTTLIKRYSCPCVGCKRNKEHKKFQPLKTILCVKNHYRRTHCEKRYACSRCNLKKFSVIADLRTHEKHCGKDKWLCSCGTTFSRKDKLFGHISLFQGHTPAIPLDETKGFAGTSDQGQTNDATTKDGNVDFEVNVQDDSGLQNSMSVKGSTDNPGSYFSSLNFETSKLNVLQEFPRPPFEDQENSFSFLLSGSCNYPRKAGKI; this comes from the coding sequence ATGGAACAAGTTAACCAAAGGAGTCAAAATCATGATTCTACCGGAGTACAAGAATGGGATCCAAGAGCCATGCTTAAAAGTATGTCTTTTCTTGAACAAAAGATTCATCAACTCCGGGAGCTGGTACGCATAATTGTTGACCACAGAAGTCTAGCTGGGATTCAGGGAAGTGACCTTTCAATTCAGCAACAACAGCTAATAACAACTGATCTTACCTCTATTATTGTTCAATTGATATCAACTGCAGGGAGTCTTCTTCCAACCATGAAGCATCACACACTTTCCTCCTCAAATCCAACTGCCAAGCATCTCAAGCAGTTTGGTGGTGTCTCTCTTCCTTCTGAAACAGGTACTAATGTTGGTGCTCTGACATGTAGTGTTAATGTGACTAAGGCGAAAGATCAGCCCAACCATGTTGATCTAATGGGCGATTGTTCTGTTGATGAACATGAGGCGAAAGATGAAGATGAATCCCATGAGGAAGAGAACCTTCCTCCTGGTTCCTACGAGATTCTGCAGCTGGAGAAAGAGGAAATTCTTGCACCTCACACTCACTTTTGTCCAATTTGTGGGAAGGGATTTAAGAGAGATGCCAATTTGCGGATGCACATGAGGGGTCATGGGGATGAATACAAAACTTCAGCTGCTCTTGCAAAGCCTCACAAGGATTCCAGCTCTGGGACGACACTTATTAAAAGGTATTCCTGTCCTTGTGTTGGTTGCAAGCGCAATAAAGAGCACAAAAAGTTTCAGCCACTAAAGACTATCTTATGTGTAAAAAACCATTACAGAAGAACCCACTGTGAGAAAAGATATGCTTGTAGTAGGTGCAATTTGAAGAAATTTTCAGTTATTGCAGATCTTAGAACACATGAGAAACATTGTGGTAAAGATAAATGGCTTTGCTCTTGTGGAACAACTTTTTCCAGGAAAGACAAGCTTTTTGGGCACATTTCCCTTTTCCAAGGACACACTCCTGCAATTCCTTTAGATGAAACCAAAGGTTTTGCTGGGACATCTGATCAAGGCCAAACCAATGATGCAACTACAAAGGATGGAAATGTAGATTTTGAGGTAAATGTTCAGGATGACAGTGGGCTTCAAAATAGTATGAGTGTAAAAGGGAGTACAGATAATCCTGGCAGTTATTTCTCATCACTGAACTTTGAAACTAGCAAGCTTAACGTACTCCAAGAGTTTCCTCGACCACCATTTGAGGACCAAGAAAACTCATTCTCTTTTCTATTGTCAGGTTCATGTAATTACCCCCGGAAGGCTGGAAAAATATAG
- the LOC129898820 gene encoding beta-amyrin 6-beta-monooxygenase-like has translation MEVMVPYLLALLFLPLSLIFVLRKRDLSSRSPPPGTSGWPLLGENMEFALLGPQKFIKDRMEKYSPEVFQTSIMGEKMAFFCGAQGNKFLFSSENKLLTSWWPQSMKKALLFPEFVESSLKEVSALKRSFLHDILKPEALKQYIPLMDVMAREHLDENWDSNGVVKVFPLSKKYTFDLACRLFMSLIDPEEIKRLADPFTLVTNGMFSMPIDFPGTAYNRAIKGGKMVRDELMRIITQRRKELKENQETAGRDLLSKMLLVTDEDGQLMSEMEISNNIIGMLVASFETTSSAVTSVLKYLAELPHVYDEVYREQMAIAKSKEAEDLLTWEDIEKMKYSWNAARESLRLTPPAQGSFRETVTDFTYAGFTIPKGWKTFWSVHSTHKNPKYFSDPEKFDPSRFEGSGPAPFTFVPFGGGPRMCPGKEYARLEVLVFMHNVVKRFKLEKEIPDEEIVFHASPVPVHGLPVRLLPHGN, from the exons ATGGAAGTTATGGTTCCCTACCTATTAGCTCTATTATTCCTCCCTCTCTCTTTAATCTTTGTCCTCCGTAAACGCGATTTGAGTAGTAGAAGTCCTCCACCAGGAACTTCAGGATGGCCATTGTTAGGAGAAAATATGGAGTTTGCCCTTTTAGGCCCTCAGAAATTCATCAAAGATAGAATGGAAAAGTACTCGCCCGAAGTGTTCCAAACATCAATCATGGGAGAGAAAATGGCATTTTTTTGTGGTGCACAAGGGAATAAGTTCTTGTTCTCAAGTGAGAACAAACTTCTCACCTCATGGTGGCCACAATCGATGAAAAAAGCATTGCTTTTCCCTGAATTCGTGGAGAGTTCATTGAAAGAAGTATCGGCTTTAAAACGTAGTTTTCTTCATGATATTCTTAAGCCTGAGGCTCTAAAACAATACATTCCACTTATGGATGTCATGGCTCGCGAACATCTAGATGAAAATTGGGATTCTAATGGAGTAGTAAAGGTTTTCCCTTTATCAAAGAAGTACACATTTGATTTGGCATGTCGATTGTTCATGAGTCTCATTGATCCTGAGGAAATAAAGAGATTGGCTGATCCTTTTACTCTTGTTACAAATGGAATGTTCTCCATGCCTATTGATTTTCCCGGAACAGCATATAATCGCGCTATCAAAGGTGGTAAAATGGTGAGGGATGAACTTATGAGGATCATTACACAGAGGAGAAAGGAACTGAAGGAGAATCAAGAGACAGCAGGCAGAGACTTGTTATCGAAAATGTTACTTGTCACTGATGAAGACGGACAACTTATGAGTGAAATGGAGATCTCCAACAACATAATAGGAATGCTAGTGGCAAGCTTTGAGACTACTAGTAGTGCAGTCACAAGTGTTTTAAAGTACCTCGCTGAACTTCCCCACGTCTATGATGAAGTTTACAGAG AGCAAATGGCGATTGCAAAGTCAAAAGAAGCAGAGGATTTGCTAACATGGGAGGACATTGAAAAGATGAAGTATTCGTGGAATGCAGCTCGCGAATCACTGAGGCTAACACCACCAGCTCAAGGATCTTTCAGGGAAACAGTCACTGATTTTACATATGCAGGTTTCACAATTCCAAAAGGGTGGAAG ACATTTTGGTCAGTTCACTCGACACATAAGAATCCCAAGTACTTCTCTGATCCTGAAAAGTTTGATCCTTCAAGGTTTGAGGGAAGTGGTCCTGCACCCTTCACGTTTGTACCCTTCGGTGGAGGACCTCGTATGTGCCCTGGAAAAGAGTATGCTAGACTGGAAGTACTAGTATTCATGCACAATGTGGTGAAAAGATTTAAACTTGAAAAGGAAATTCCTGATGAGGAGATTGTGTTCCATGCTTCTCCTGTCCCTGTGCACGGCCTTCCTGTTCGCCTTCTACCTCATGGAAATTAA
- the LOC129898822 gene encoding NAC domain-containing protein 30-like encodes MEMDSCVPPGFRFHPTEEELVGYYLKRKINCLKIDLDVITDIDLYRIEPWDIQDRCKLGYEEQNEWYFFSHKDRKYPTGTRTNRATAAGFWKATGRDKAVLSKEKIIGMRKTLVFYKGRAPNGRKSDWIMHEYRLQSSEHAPPQEEGWVVCRAFKKPSPNKQPNLEAWQNAYYIRGVNTSNYRPNSSLSEITSTQMHHHHHQPLNNINAFNQTTNSHQFTFNPSHHDDLHQNMIINNSSTQNFFENQLLVELPQLDSPTISTSFCTKDNKSLDDQSYTVNYNNEDDRGDEEKHSNGINNNQFYGDWKNFDTLIEPPSHINHLLECFPDL; translated from the exons ATGGAGATGGACTCATGTGTACCTCCAGGTTTTAGATTTCATCCAACAGAGGAAGAACTTGTTGGATATTATCTCAAGAGAAAGATTAATTGCCTCAAGATTGATCTTGATGTCATCACTGATATTGATCTTTACAGAATTGAGCCATGGGACATCCAAG ATAGGTGTAAACTGGGATATGAAGAACAAAATGAGTGGTATTTTTTCAGCCACAAGGATAGGAAATATCCAACAGGAACAAGGACAAATAGAGCCACAGCAGCTGGATTCTGGAAGGCAACAGGAAGAGACAAGGCTGTTTTATCAAAGGAGAAAATAATAGGGATGAGGAAAACCTTAGTTTTCTATAAAGGTAGAGCTCCTAATGGAAGGAAATCTGATTGGATAATGCATGAATACAGACTCCAATCCTCTGAACATGCTCCTCCTCAG gaagaaggatgggtggTATGCAGGGCATTCAAGAAGCCAAGTCCAAACAAGCAACCAAATTTGGAAGCATGGCAAAATGCTTATTACATTAGAGGAGTAAACACCAGTAATTATAGACCTAATTCATCACTATCAGAAATTACAAGTACTCAaatgcatcatcatcatcatcaacctctcaataatattaatgcattcAATCAAACAACAAATTCCCATCAATTCACATTCAATCCATCTCATCACGATGATCTTCATCAAAATATGATCATTAATAATTCATCAACCCAAAATTTCTTTGAGAATCAACTACTAGTTGAGCTTCCACAACTTGATAGCCCTACCATTTCAACAAGTTTTTGTACAAAAGATAATAAAAGCCTTGATGACCAGAGTTACACGGTCAATTACAACAACGAAGATGATCGCGGCGACGAAGAGAAGCATAGTAATGGGATTAATAATAACCAATTTTATGGTGATTGGAAGAACTTTGACACATTGATTGAGCCACCTTCTCATATAAACCATTTGCTTGAGTGCTTCCCAGATTTATAG